In Trichoderma atroviride chromosome 2, complete sequence, one DNA window encodes the following:
- a CDS encoding uncharacterized protein (EggNog:ENOG41~TransMembrane:1 (o429-447i)), giving the protein MSFSRPSQRDDFEIAIVCALKAEFDAVCLVVEEFWDGNQDIYGKANGDINCYRTGRIGKHNIILLQLRQMGKAHAAAAAAGLRSSFTRLRLAFLVGGCAAVPQSENANIVLGDIIISTGIVQYDFGRKFPDKFIRKNTGRDNLVKPCKEVGNILTTLQTPDITNKLTERLATLLIDLQKNAHNKGYGSRYGYPGVHEDKLYKSSYHHKHRDMGCPTCIMADDSTCDEARITNCEDLGCGVAGLVAGRQRLEEKLQSCRNDDMAYQNPDIFFGLVGSGDSVMKSGCDRDRLAEEEGVIAFEMEAAGFWEDVPTLVVKGVFDYGDSHKNKLWHHFSSATAACAARAIIERLAQTDQRSTSIYKEVPSDHRIENNHAISSWQENLINNATTNTRIIGSISENMSLGGSKQSNIINFSNSNRTLERRIVHAQLQFLELITLICITILIWALKQ; this is encoded by the exons ATGTCTTTCTCGCGGCCATCTCAGCGCGACGATTTCGAGATTGCAATTGTCTGTGCCTTGAAAGCCGAATTCGATGCGGTTTGTCTCGTCGTCGAAGAGTTCTGGGACGGGAACCAAGATATCTATGGAAAAGCAAACGGAGATATAAATTGCTATCGAACTGGTCGCATCGGCAAACACAATATTATACTGCTACAACTCCGCCAAATGGGGAAAGCCCATgcggcagctgctgcggccggcCTTCGCTCAAGCTTTACCAGGTTGCGTTTAGCATTCTTAGTTGGGGGCTGTGCTGCAGTTCCTCAAAGTGAGAATGCCAACATCGTGCTGGGCGACATTATTATTAGCACGGGCATTGTCCAGTACGATTTTGGCAGAAAATTTCCCGACAAGTTTATACGCAAGAACACAGGTCGGGATAATCTTGTCAAGCCGTGCAAAGAAGTTGGAAATATCTTGACTACACTTCAAACACCCGATATAACAAATAAACTCACGGAAAGACTAGCGACTTTGCTAATCGATCTCCAGAAGAATGCACATAATAAGGGGTACGGATCAAGATATGGATATCCTGGAGTACATGAAGATAAGCTATATAAGTCTAGTTATCATCACAAACACCGCGACATGGGATGCCCCACATGCATTATGGCGGATGATTCGACGTGCGATGAAGCACGAATTACTAATTGCGAGGACCTTGGGTGTGGAGTGGCTGGCTTAGTGGCTGGTCGCCAGCGACTCGAAGAAAAGCTTCAGTCATGTCGGAATGATGATATGGCGTACCAAAACCCAGACATTTTTTTCGGCTTAGTTGGCTCGGGAGATTCAGTGATGAAGTCCGGATGTGATCGAGATAGACTAgccgaggaagagggggTTATAGCCTTCGAAATGGAGGCAGCTGGGTTCTGGGAAGATGTGCCGACTCTCGTGGTTAAAGGCGTGTTTGACTACGGAGACTCTCATAAAAATAAGCTGTGGCATCATTTTTCTTCAGCAACAGCGGCCTGTGCCGCCAGAGCAATCATCGAGCGTCTGGCTCAGACAGATCAACGTTCAACTTCGATTTACAAAGAGG TTCCGTCTGACCATCGTATCGAGAATAATCACGCAATCTCCTCTTGGCAAGAAAACTTGATAAACAACGCAACAACAAATACGCGTATCATCGGCAGCATCTCAGAAAATATGTCTCTGGGAGGGAGTAAACAATCAAACATTATAAATTTCTCCAACTCGAACAGAACGCTCGAAAGGCGAATAGTTCATGCCCAGTTGCAATTTCTCGAATTAATTACAT TGATATGCATTACCATTCTCATCTGGGCATTAAAACAGTAG
- a CDS encoding uncharacterized protein (EggNog:ENOG41~TransMembrane:1 (o442-461i)): MSFSRPSQRDDFEIAIVCALKAEFDAVCLVVEEFWDGNQDIYGKANGDINCYRTGRIGKHNIILLQLRQMGKAHAAAAAAGLRSSFTRLRLAFLVGGCAAVPQSENANIVLGDIIISTGIVQYDFGRKFPDKFIRKNTGRDNLVKPCKEVGNILTTLQTPDITNKLTERLATLLIDLQKNAHNKGYGSRYGYPGVHEDKLYKSSYHHKHRDMGCPTCIMADDSTCDEARITNCEDLGCGVAGLVAGRQRLEEKLQSCRNDDMAYQNPDIFFGLVGSGDSVMKSGCDRDRLAEEEGVIAFEMEAAGFWEDVPTLVVKGVFDYGDSHKNKLWHHFSSATAACAARAIIERLAQTDQRSTSIYKEVPSDHRIENNHAISSWQENLINNATTNTRIIGSISENMSLGGSKQSNIINFSNSNRTLERRIVHAQLQFLELITCKYNCLLIHLLACLIACLRLVSLLTSTKSRQ; encoded by the exons ATGTCTTTCTCGCGGCCATCTCAGCGCGACGATTTCGAGATTGCAATTGTCTGTGCCTTGAAAGCCGAATTCGATGCGGTTTGTCTCGTCGTCGAAGAGTTCTGGGACGGGAACCAAGATATCTATGGAAAAGCAAACGGAGATATAAATTGCTATCGAACTGGTCGCATCGGCAAACACAATATTATACTGCTACAACTCCGCCAAATGGGGAAAGCCCATgcggcagctgctgcggccggcCTTCGCTCAAGCTTTACCAGGTTGCGTTTAGCATTCTTAGTTGGGGGCTGTGCTGCAGTTCCTCAAAGTGAGAATGCCAACATCGTGCTGGGCGACATTATTATTAGCACGGGCATTGTCCAGTACGATTTTGGCAGAAAATTTCCCGACAAGTTTATACGCAAGAACACAGGTCGGGATAATCTTGTCAAGCCGTGCAAAGAAGTTGGAAATATCTTGACTACACTTCAAACACCCGATATAACAAATAAACTCACGGAAAGACTAGCGACTTTGCTAATCGATCTCCAGAAGAATGCACATAATAAGGGGTACGGATCAAGATATGGATATCCTGGAGTACATGAAGATAAGCTATATAAGTCTAGTTATCATCACAAACACCGCGACATGGGATGCCCCACATGCATTATGGCGGATGATTCGACGTGCGATGAAGCACGAATTACTAATTGCGAGGACCTTGGGTGTGGAGTGGCTGGCTTAGTGGCTGGTCGCCAGCGACTCGAAGAAAAGCTTCAGTCATGTCGGAATGATGATATGGCGTACCAAAACCCAGACATTTTTTTCGGCTTAGTTGGCTCGGGAGATTCAGTGATGAAGTCCGGATGTGATCGAGATAGACTAgccgaggaagagggggTTATAGCCTTCGAAATGGAGGCAGCTGGGTTCTGGGAAGATGTGCCGACTCTCGTGGTTAAAGGCGTGTTTGACTACGGAGACTCTCATAAAAATAAGCTGTGGCATCATTTTTCTTCAGCAACAGCGGCCTGTGCCGCCAGAGCAATCATCGAGCGTCTGGCTCAGACAGATCAACGTTCAACTTCGATTTACAAAGAGG TTCCGTCTGACCATCGTATCGAGAATAATCACGCAATCTCCTCTTGGCAAGAAAACTTGATAAACAACGCAACAACAAATACGCGTATCATCGGCAGCATCTCAGAAAATATGTCTCTGGGAGGGAGTAAACAATCAAACATTATAAATTTCTCCAACTCGAACAGAACGCTCGAAAGGCGAATAGTTCATGCCCAGTTGCAATTTCTCGAATTAATTACATGTAAGTACAACTGTTTGCTTATTcatttgcttgcttgcttgatCGCTTGCTTGCGGCTCGTTTCATTATTAACGTCCACTAAGTCAAGGCAGTGA
- a CDS encoding uncharacterized protein (TransMembrane:1 (i95-119o)) produces the protein MVTLSSNKASGGTWQQNIGNCLSLFHHQDTQITNHIQAHIVLNQAPAPSTPELDKPSENKSGCMQSNDLGAPENVISGTTAGGNKKKKMRFFKNIAFFAVFLADIWFRYSITASTVLLLV, from the exons ATGGTGACACTATCAAGTAACAAAGCCAGCGGCGGAACTTGGCAACAAAACATCGGAAACTgtctttcccttttccacCACCAAGACACCCAGATCACCAACCACATACAGGCGCACATCGTGCTTAATCAGGCACCAGCACCCTCCACGCCGGAGTTAGATAAGCCCAGTGAGAACAAAAGTGGATGCATGCAATCCAATGATTTGG GAGCCCCAGAGAATGTGATATCAGGGACAACAGCTGggggaaacaagaagaagaagatgcgctTCTTCAAGAATATCGCGTTCTTTGCCGTCTTTTTGGCCGATATCTGGTTTAGATACTCGATTACTGCCTCTACTGTGCTATTATTAGTGTAA
- a CDS encoding uncharacterized protein (EggNog:ENOG41): MDYGITGNTATSGAKQNNTWVQFTLYKQNINTTTNVAASTTAAIGASLCSSSTSSRFDLWSRAYELVQQREGELMEEYLKYLDTVLKNVSPSTDKDLLNPEYIKCIVNQLFDSREKDGIYVQFPSGNTAAREEIEKLAKFLLWSDSIIKTTVNTEPHAALAYSGVSLFFFALAKSPVYNKAMLEGFNTLSNMQIFWKACEETYLISSGSQMNHALKDSLEELYSFMIEYQARIICHITILPVSRILKWVAGSDDWTEMMRRIQNSEQSCLVYITEGEKAEIHRMGKAQLGAIQKQVTLQEELLQDIKNNKQDDIERKLLGDLSSVSGDYARYKNINPERVPGTCEWFLADDRFCEWRNSQTGALLWASAGPGCGKSVLSRCLIDEGHLTPDSMITIESSVIKASQKPSVVCYFFFKEGQMDGSHALCAILHQLFQHPSTSNLINHALPSHKSHAKSLTQRMEVLWKILVDCAESSPADIICVLDALDECGGDSAQQLLGMIKRCYSQHDQLLRPSNLKFLITSRPYDNLKGLFDTLQSVATYMHFDGDENEKSSQIGEEINLVIDAKVRNIAGLFSDEDRHRISKRLKHMENRTYLWLHLTFNLIEKKRGAFGRKTDIEKLLDELPSQVADAYDKILSKNQDEKKVKALLQIVLAATRPLTLDEANNALALALEEGNFPAYATLQEKLWPQDGFETIVQNLCGLFIRIHDSKLSFIHQTAREFLVSRHQTGRKVLVSRERTGTWKNRLYLSESHGILSRACINYLQILDCDCENPMEEYPLFDYAARNWSLHFRLQDAASTDILRKPARQLCHISSPQARFWVNQCTVLSLEDPADLHVAAELGLAAVVHDVLVHEHANVNEGRGYYGDDVTPLYLALVEGHVDVVEVLLDPAHRAKVDKYDVIAAVRHDSNAEAMMTLLLDKRGRNIKITEGILESTVANRQCGRAVLALLLKRRGNKIRITESVVEEAAKRGSIETMSLLLDERGRNIKITEDILIFALKYNERELLALLLKREAEITEAVLIKGLNLDRLKHLDLILDHSDEIKITEEMVQAAARNYYGPQVLQLLLEKRGHDITVTKDILKAAADSHHGPEAIILLLDKYGHQFSITDDIVESAVARTYRAKEVLSLLLDKRGHEFSITDDIVKSAVARTYRAKEVLSLLLDKRGHEFQITNDIVKSAVANECLAKEVLSLLLNQRGHEFTITEDIVKSAVANEGDQWPSSDDNILEMVTLLLDKRGHEFIITEEIIKEAVQNRWNGVAIVTILLDRRGDEIKITKDIIKEARRFGNKEMQNQKGGEWTYERKKNKVGPGRQMDAMEILEALGQ, translated from the exons ATGGATTATGGCATCACTGGCAACACGGCGACAAGCGGTGCCAAGCAGAACAATACTTGGGTCCAGTTCACGCTATACAAACAAAACATCAATACAACAACAAATGTTGCCGCATCAACGACCGCAGCAATTGGAGCAAGCCTATGCTCCTCATCAACAAGTAGCCGTTTTGATCTCTGGAGTCGCGCCTATGAGCTAGTCCAGCAACGAGAAGGCGAACTAATGGAAGAGTATCTAAAGTATCTGGATACTGTACTTAAAAATGTCTCTCCTTCTACCGACAAAGACCTTCTTAATCCCGAATACATTAAATGTATCGTGAATCAGTTATTTGATTCcagagaaaaagatggaattTACGTGCAATTCCCATCGGGCAATACTGCAGCGCGAGAAGAGATAGAGAAGCTCGCAAAGTTTCTCCTCTGGTCGGATTCTATTATCAAGACGACAGTGAATACTGAGCCCCACGCTGCTCTAGCATACTCTGGCGTctctttattcttcttt GCTCTCGCTAAATCCCCAGTCTACAATAAGGCAATGCTGGAGGGCTTCAATACACTCAGCAACATGCAAATATTCTGGAAGGCATGCGAAGAGACATATCTTATATCGTCGGGCTCACAAATGAACCATGCCCTAAAAGATTCCCTGGAGGAGCTATACTCCTTTATGATCGAATACCAGGCTCGCATTATATGCCACATCACCATACTGCCAGTTTCTCGCATTCTAAAGTGGGTGGCTGGATCTGATGACTGGACTGAAATGATGCGGCGAATTCAGAATTCAGAACAGAGTTGCCTGGTATATATCACTGAAggggaaaaggccgagatcCATCGAATGGGAAAAGCTCAGTTGGGGGCGATTCAAAAACAGGTGACTCTACAAGAGGAGTTGCTTCAAGACATCAAAAACAATAAACAGGACGATATAGAACGGAAACTTCTTGGCGACCTTTCATCAGTATCAGGCGACTACGCGAGATATAAAAATATCAACCCAGAGAGAGTCCCCGGCACTTGTGAGTGGTTCTTGGCGGATGACCGGTTCTGCGAATGGCGAAATAGCCAAACTGGAGCGCTTTTATGGGCCTCGGCAGGTCCTGGATGTGGGAAATCAGTCCTGTCGAGATGCCTGATCGACGAAGGCCATTTAACTCCAGATTCTATGATTACCATCGAGTCGTCAGTCATTAAGGCTTCCCAGAAACCATCGGTCGTTTgttacttcttcttcaaagaggGGCAAATGGACGGCTCTCACGCTTTATGCGCAATATTACACCAGCTATTTCAGCACCCTTCAACTTCCAATCTAATCAATCATGCGCTTCCGAGCCACAAGAGTCACGCAAAGTCTCTGACACAAAGGATGGAAGTACTATGGAAAATATTGGTCGATTGTGCAGAATCTTCCCCAGCAGATATCATTTGCGTGCTCGATGCCCTGGATGAGTGCGGAGGAGACAGTGCACAGCAATTATTGGGCATGATTAAGAGATGTTATTCTCAGCATGATCAGTTGCTAAGGCCCTCTAATTTAAAGTTTTTGATCACCAGCCGCCCGTATGATAATCTAAAAGGTTTATTCGACACACTTCAATCAGTCGCAACCTACATGCATTTCGACGGTGACGAGAATGAGAAGTCGAGTCAAATTGGTGAAGAAATAAACCTTGTGATTGATGCTAAGGTTAGAAACATTGCAGGACTCTTTTCAGACGAGGACCGACATAGAATTTCGAAACGCCTCAAGCACATGGAGAACCGGACATATCTCTGGCTACACCTAACGTTCAATCtcattgagaagaagaggggcgCATTTGGCAGAAAAACAGATATAGAGAAGCTTCTAGACGAGCTACCATCTCAAGTAGCTGATGCATATGACAAAATCCTTTCCAAAAACCAAGACGAAAAGAAGGTCAAGGCTCTGCTGCAAATTGTTTTAGCTGCGACACGGCCGCTGACGCTGGATGAGGCCAACAATGCTCTCGCACTCGCTCTAGAGGAAGGGAATTTTCCAGCATATGCAACTCTGCAAGAGAAACTATGGCCACAGGATGGTTTTGAAACGATAGTGCAGAATTTGTgcggcctcttcatcagaaTCCACGACTCAAAGCTGTCGTTTATCCACCAAACAGCGAGAGAATTCTTAGTCTCTCGACACCAAACAGGGAGAAAAGTCTTAGTCTCTCGAGAGCGGACAGGGACATGGAAGAATCGACTATACTTGTCAGAGTCACACGGCATCTTATCTAGAGCGTGCATCAATTATTTACAGATACTTGATTGTGATTGCGAAAATCCAATGGAAGAGTATCCCCTTTTCGATTACGCCGCTCGCAATTGGTCTTTGCATTTTCGTTTGCAAGATGCAGCCTCTACCGACATCCTTCGAAAGCCTGCACGTCAGTTGTGTCACATATCTTCACCACAGGCTCGATTTTGGGTCAACCAATGCACTGTTTTGAGCCTTGAAGATCCGGCCGATTTACATGTTGCAGCTGAGTTGGGCCTGGCTGCAGTTGTGCATGACGTCCTAGTGCATGAACACGCCAACGTGAACGAAGGAAGAGGCTACTACGGGGACGACGTTACGCCGCTCTATCTAGCTCTAGTGGAGGGCCATGTAGACGTGGTGGAAGTCCTCCTAGATCCTGCGCATAGAGCCAAGGTTGATAAATATGACGTTATAGCTGCGGTGAGGCATGACTCAAATGCAGAAGCAATGATGACGCTGCTTCTTGACAAGCGCGGCAGGAACATCAAGATTACAGAGGGAATTCTGGAAAGCACAGTAGCGAACAGGCAGTGTGGGAGAGCAGTCTTGGCGTTGTTGCTCAAGAGGCGTGGCAACAAAATCAGAATTACAGAATCTGTGGTCGAAGAGGCAGCTAAACGTGGGTCAATTGAGACCATGTCTCTGCTCTTAGATGAGCGTGGCAGGAACATCAAGATCACAGAAGATATTTTGATATTTGCATTGAAATACAACGAGAGGGAACTGCTTGCTCTGCTTCTGAAGCGCGAGGCCGAGATCACAGAAGCAGTGCTCATTAAAGGATTGAATTTAGATCGTCTTAAACATTTAGATCTTATTCTGGATCATTCCGATGAAATCAAGATTACAGAGGAAATGgttcaagctgcagcaagaaATTATTACGGGCCACAGGTACTCCAATTGCTTCTTGAAAAGCGTGGGCATGATATTACAGTCACAAAGGACATCCTtaaggctgcagcagatagTCATCATGGGCCGGAAGCGATAATCCTACTGCTTGATAAGTATGGGCATCAGTTTAGCATTACAGATGATATTGTCGAATCTGCAGTGGCTAGGACCTATCGCGCGAAAGAAGTTTtatcgctgctgcttgataaGCGCGGGCATGAGTTTAGCATTACAGATGATATTGTCAAATCTGCAGTGGCTAGGACCTATCGCGCGAAAGAAGTTTtatcgctgctgcttgataaGCGCGGGCATGAGTTTCAAATTACAAATGATATTGTCAAGTCTGCAGTGGCTAATGAGTGTCTCGCGAAAGAAGTTTTATCGCTGCTGCTTAACCAGCGCGGGCATGAGTTTACTATCACAGAAGATATTGTTAAGTCAGCAGTGGCTAATGAGGGTGATCAATGGCCTAGTTCGGATGATAATATCCTGGAAATGGTAACCCTGCTGCTCGACAAGCGCGGGCATGAGTTTATCATTACAGAGGAGATAATCAAGGAAGCAGTACAGAACCGGTGGAATGGGGTGGCAATAGTAACTATACTGCTTGACAGACGCGGTGATGAGATTAAGATCACAAAGGACATCATTAAAGAGGCGCGAAGGTTTGGGAACAAGGAGAT GCAGAACCAAAAAGGAGGGGAATGGACATatgaaaggaagaagaacaaggttGGACCAGGTAGGCAAATGGATGCGATGGAAATTTTAGAAGCGTTGGGCCAGTAA